A single window of Mycoplasma bradburyae DNA harbors:
- a CDS encoding DUF3713 domain-containing protein: MSLVASSCSSAVEKQVLDGLFKTESNPRNFSNSSVGSFNEVLQNSLENDQGFNNFARYLLADSLENWYENNASSEIVEKYRNWEKEADTKLESETTSLRNQFRRNFEVRRQTDVLDINGGTVDAYKRKQVLTNVFTDFSSLVFQNDYLGYFNDDNKPVANPLIDEVSKPENWKHIKFYAEGYTDNKSEQNNKQMFADFQSYVFDQWVRKENPNLVSRLVFTNEDIRGGLDQIFNKKILGDDLRATYNFQAFTDPNKVVDKTSPKLSTGFKQLVANDGLNNYYNPENYTVDFLNQFSSDSGGKLLMTASGMFNSFDVAFSTAYVQQYQDLVNNVDKDNAVASVTLDPDNIMKNFIFADQADANSKYSTKLDLTSNDNQLKEISEKIKSSILVDKIDQNSYYSVYKDYAEGKSSIHEYIRPKSTNEDANKIAKQFILSRGKDGIHIIAIDGANYYLTGNTRDIEKQKQFLLFRNELLKNSEFPKYFSEKTYQFNLLESVKKYFDDNNITLIMQFLLNAVNNDKSFLYKKGNEKFLDSLKKVSTILSDLAKNKAQYNYAKKVRNDALNVRDKILERAKMFDDLVKSNKSPSIGLAAKLPHPAASDGTYLGIESYYKELLVENNLLDKASLATKDTGLTQLFNKVVNDAKDNYDKSIKAAIDTLLLTGVSSQLYSQNVFVTSRYDSGYDVGINAAINATIALPTSANNFRKQFYLNDEDFKKFYDASKHEFKDYENIEAKQIKDVVDFYFIQSTWETKTDKLKYGSWTTQDEYKKVLENYFNSLTTITDPNDNASINYLRYINTFRYLIKDNLAEFKKILSNQITRGISANVSWTLTSGTKLEENGNIAATQDKVDFNKFIANPDYLQGSKFDFININKTVDSDPNVKAKNTNYSTVGNETTDKRIYGFNGLSVANSTANLNDEVKSVLFDNFEQSGLDGILYSFGGSLDEVIKYVNSLTSNRELDTFVELLKRAKVNINLFETDANGKPIEFSQRKTTLINTLSDKNILGNNVYTKFVGYIGENKKTSTDLTTQPEGFKPYRAAKSLTNWTTYVKQINFNDVSKLGGKSWLTSADNRLGLSVNELLSVIAKYAFDSSYQNNAELAIINSQQLISVNDKRLYDALGLRWTLKN; the protein is encoded by the coding sequence ATGAGCTTAGTTGCCAGCAGCTGTTCTAGTGCTGTGGAAAAACAAGTCTTAGACGGACTTTTTAAGACTGAGTCTAATCCAAGAAATTTTAGTAACTCTAGTGTCGGTTCTTTCAATGAAGTTCTTCAAAACTCACTTGAAAACGATCAAGGTTTTAACAATTTTGCTAGATATTTGTTAGCAGATTCATTAGAGAATTGATATGAAAATAATGCATCTTCTGAAATAGTTGAAAAATATCGAAATTGAGAGAAAGAAGCTGATACTAAGTTAGAAAGTGAAACAACTTCTTTAAGAAATCAATTTAGAAGAAATTTTGAAGTTAGAAGACAAACAGATGTATTAGATATTAACGGCGGAACTGTTGATGCTTATAAACGCAAACAAGTTCTTACTAATGTCTTTACTGATTTCTCATCATTAGTTTTCCAAAATGATTATTTAGGTTATTTTAATGATGATAATAAACCTGTTGCTAATCCTTTAATCGACGAAGTAAGTAAGCCTGAAAATTGAAAACACATCAAGTTTTATGCTGAAGGTTACACAGATAATAAATCAGAGCAAAACAATAAACAGATGTTTGCTGATTTTCAATCGTATGTTTTTGATCAATGAGTTAGAAAAGAAAATCCGAATTTAGTATCTAGATTAGTATTTACTAATGAAGATATTAGAGGTGGATTGGATCAGATATTTAATAAAAAAATTTTAGGTGATGATCTTAGAGCTACTTATAATTTCCAAGCTTTTACTGATCCAAATAAAGTTGTTGATAAAACTTCACCTAAACTATCGACTGGATTCAAACAATTAGTAGCTAACGATGGGTTGAATAATTATTACAATCCAGAAAACTACACAGTAGATTTTTTAAATCAATTTTCATCAGATTCTGGTGGTAAGTTGTTAATGACTGCTAGCGGAATGTTTAATTCTTTTGATGTTGCTTTTAGTACTGCTTATGTACAACAATATCAAGATTTAGTTAATAATGTTGATAAGGATAATGCAGTAGCATCGGTTACACTTGATCCGGACAACATTATGAAGAATTTTATCTTTGCTGATCAGGCAGATGCGAATTCTAAATATTCAACTAAATTAGATTTAACTTCAAACGATAATCAATTAAAAGAAATATCTGAAAAAATTAAATCAAGTATTTTAGTTGATAAGATTGATCAAAATAGCTACTACAGTGTATATAAAGATTACGCTGAAGGTAAATCTAGTATTCATGAATATATCAGACCTAAATCAACAAATGAAGATGCAAACAAAATAGCTAAGCAATTCATCTTATCTAGAGGTAAGGATGGTATTCATATCATTGCTATTGATGGCGCTAACTATTACTTAACTGGTAACACTAGAGATATTGAGAAACAAAAACAATTCTTATTATTCAGAAATGAATTATTAAAGAATAGTGAGTTTCCTAAATACTTTAGCGAAAAAACTTATCAATTTAACTTATTAGAATCTGTTAAGAAATATTTTGATGACAACAACATTACCTTAATAATGCAGTTCTTACTAAATGCAGTGAATAATGATAAGTCATTCTTATATAAAAAAGGTAATGAGAAATTTTTAGACTCTTTAAAAAAAGTTTCAACTATTCTTTCAGATCTAGCTAAAAATAAAGCTCAATATAACTATGCTAAAAAAGTTAGAAACGATGCTTTAAATGTTAGAGATAAGATTTTAGAAAGAGCTAAGATGTTTGATGATTTAGTTAAATCAAACAAATCACCTAGCATTGGATTAGCTGCTAAATTACCTCATCCAGCAGCTAGTGATGGGACTTATTTAGGTATTGAAAGTTACTACAAAGAATTATTAGTTGAAAACAACTTGCTAGATAAAGCAAGTTTAGCTACAAAAGATACAGGTTTAACTCAATTATTTAATAAAGTAGTAAACGATGCTAAAGATAATTATGATAAGAGTATTAAAGCTGCAATCGATACATTACTTCTTACTGGTGTAAGTTCTCAATTATACTCACAAAATGTTTTTGTAACTTCTAGATATGATAGTGGTTATGATGTTGGGATTAATGCTGCTATCAACGCAACAATCGCGTTACCAACTTCAGCTAATAATTTTAGAAAACAATTCTATCTAAATGATGAAGACTTCAAGAAATTCTATGATGCTTCTAAACATGAATTTAAAGATTATGAAAACATTGAAGCGAAGCAAATCAAAGATGTAGTTGATTTTTATTTCATTCAAAGTACTTGAGAAACAAAAACAGATAAACTTAAATATGGTTCTTGAACAACTCAAGATGAATATAAAAAAGTTTTAGAAAATTACTTTAATAGTCTAACTACTATAACCGATCCAAATGACAATGCTTCAATTAATTATTTAAGATATATAAACACATTTAGATATTTAATTAAAGATAACTTAGCAGAATTCAAGAAGATCTTATCTAACCAAATTACAAGAGGTATTAGTGCTAATGTTTCTTGAACATTAACTAGTGGAACTAAGTTAGAAGAAAACGGTAATATTGCTGCTACTCAAGATAAAGTAGATTTCAATAAATTTATCGCTAACCCTGATTACTTACAAGGAAGTAAGTTTGACTTTATCAATATCAATAAAACTGTTGATAGCGATCCAAATGTAAAAGCTAAGAATACTAATTATTCAACTGTTGGTAATGAAACAACTGATAAACGTATTTATGGATTCAATGGATTAAGTGTAGCCAACTCAACAGCTAACTTAAATGATGAAGTTAAATCAGTTTTATTTGATAATTTTGAACAATCTGGATTAGATGGTATCTTATACTCATTCGGTGGTTCTTTAGACGAAGTTATTAAATACGTTAATTCTTTAACTAGCAATCGTGAGTTAGATACTTTTGTAGAATTACTAAAAAGAGCTAAGGTTAATATTAATTTATTTGAAACTGATGCTAATGGTAAACCGATCGAATTTAGTCAAAGAAAAACTACCTTAATAAACACATTAAGTGATAAGAATATTTTAGGTAATAACGTTTATACAAAATTTGTTGGTTACATCGGAGAGAATAAGAAAACTTCAACTGATTTAACTACTCAACCTGAAGGATTCAAACCATACAGAGCAGCTAAGTCGTTAACAAATTGAACCACTTATGTTAAACAAATTAATTTTAATGATGTAAGTAAATTGGGTGGAAAATCTTGATTAACAAGCGCAGACAATCGTCTAGGTTTATCGGTTAATGAATTACTATCTGTGATAGCTAAGTACGCATTTGATAGTTCTTACCAAAACAACGCTGAACTAGCAATAATTAACAGTCAACAACTTATTAGTGTTAATGATAAACGTTTATATGATGCTTTAGGTTTAAGATGGACCCTAAAGAATTAA
- a CDS encoding ECF transporter S component — MQKIAIKNQFDVAKKPINKLAIIRFFLPFWPLKLRYNIYLISFLSMFIALKVVLGFFVIKIGPTISLGISWVGLALIGWIFGPVTAIPIGFLTDTLSFILGKGGVWYWLYAIQEPMIVFTASLFGSIYRIRKQYSSNSLDFLFQQVLIIGFCVSGFIFLSLYNNTDTEKILIRNNSFGSTLSFVFIGLFFIFSEIISWLLYLRNKKTKESIKLFLYVSTMMITLSVLYSLVLGTISINEFLINVVHQKPKSKDFILSAYLIPRVIKETLRLPILIICVISLIKLSEPHLENFFNLSRLRW, encoded by the coding sequence TTGCAAAAAATAGCTATTAAAAATCAGTTTGATGTTGCTAAAAAACCGATAAATAAATTAGCAATCATTAGGTTTTTTTTACCGTTCTGACCACTTAAATTAAGGTATAACATTTACCTTATTTCTTTTTTATCTATGTTTATAGCTTTAAAAGTTGTTTTAGGTTTTTTTGTTATAAAGATAGGTCCCACGATAAGTTTAGGAATCTCTTGAGTAGGATTAGCTTTAATTGGTTGAATTTTCGGTCCAGTTACTGCTATACCAATAGGTTTTTTAACTGATACACTTTCATTTATTTTAGGTAAAGGTGGTGTATGGTATTGACTTTATGCTATTCAAGAACCGATGATTGTATTTACTGCTTCTCTGTTTGGTTCGATTTATCGAATTAGAAAACAATACAGTTCTAATTCCTTAGATTTTTTATTTCAACAAGTTTTAATTATTGGATTCTGTGTTTCGGGGTTCATCTTTTTATCTTTATACAACAATACAGACACAGAAAAAATATTGATAAGAAACAATTCGTTTGGATCAACACTAAGTTTCGTATTTATTGGTTTATTTTTTATTTTTTCAGAAATCATAAGTTGATTGCTATACTTAAGAAATAAAAAAACTAAAGAATCGATTAAACTATTTTTATATGTTTCGACTATGATGATTACTTTATCGGTTCTTTATTCATTAGTGTTAGGAACAATATCAATTAATGAATTCTTAATTAATGTAGTTCATCAAAAACCAAAATCCAAAGATTTTATTTTAAGCGCTTACTTAATTCCAAGAGTGATTAAAGAAACTTTAAGGTTACCCATTTTAATAATTTGTGTAATTAGTTTAATCAAATTATCAGAACCTCATTTAGAAAACTTTTTCAATCTTTCACGTTTGCGTTGATAA
- the holA gene encoding DNA polymerase III subunit delta — MSYLVICDDLYLAQINLREKNKNKNIVWVNYDENTNLSQYLSTGLFNNNSNEIIAIINPAFLYKEFDLNSSKALINTINNSSKQVFLIVDSKYDYKKTDLLKIDGKNEIKSLDSKNNSKFNFITKELDKLNKNYPNWLPYFIDKNTNNDARLICSEIKKLEFVDEESLNNREEIDKIIIDHSDTLIYNLAKEIINNNVQEILNIYQDLIDNKRQPSEIISTLITMLSKIYFLLLGKKMKLSDEDIAKKMGVNIYWLKYTYRDIYVKSDKVIKDFIVDLLKLDINNKRSLADPYQSLKYFIIRGID; from the coding sequence GTGTCTTATTTAGTGATTTGTGACGATTTATATTTAGCTCAAATAAATTTAAGAGAGAAAAATAAGAATAAAAATATTGTTTGAGTTAACTATGATGAAAATACTAATTTATCTCAATACTTAAGTACTGGGTTATTCAACAATAATTCGAATGAAATTATAGCAATTATTAATCCTGCATTTTTATATAAAGAATTTGATTTAAATAGTAGTAAAGCGTTAATAAATACTATTAATAATTCATCTAAACAAGTTTTTTTAATAGTTGATAGTAAATATGATTATAAAAAAACAGATTTATTAAAAATTGACGGTAAAAATGAGATAAAAAGCTTAGATAGTAAAAATAATTCTAAGTTTAATTTCATAACAAAAGAGTTAGATAAGTTAAATAAAAATTATCCAAATTGACTTCCTTATTTTATTGATAAAAATACTAATAACGATGCAAGACTAATATGCAGTGAAATTAAAAAATTGGAATTTGTTGATGAAGAAAGCTTAAACAACCGTGAAGAGATAGATAAAATAATAATTGATCATTCGGATACATTAATCTACAACTTAGCTAAAGAGATTATCAATAATAATGTTCAAGAAATATTAAATATATATCAGGATCTAATTGATAATAAGAGGCAACCAAGCGAAATTATTTCTACTCTGATTACGATGCTTAGTAAAATATATTTCTTATTGCTTGGTAAAAAAATGAAATTATCTGATGAAGATATAGCTAAAAAAATGGGCGTTAATATTTATTGGTTAAAATATACATATAGAGATATTTATGTAAAATCTGATAAAGTAATAAAGGATTTTATTGTTGATTTGTTAAAATTAGATATTAATAATAAAAGAAGTTTGGCTGATCCTTACCAATCTCTTAAATATTTCATCATAAGAGGTATTGATTAA
- a CDS encoding ComEC/Rec2 family competence protein, with product MELKRRINIKENYGLALMFCLVSIWLLGYTFNKQQWILIGILGVVFFIVSFFLFNCKIAIFICVLFVLFLGYYLIYYFLDIKGVSFKELLDRIPEEYDLRKIILKYLNTNERKQSRGFLLLMIFNIRNNDNRVIYNQILNLSIAHLLVVSGLHLSLINITIQKIFKKSKIIGNFVSFPVLIFYCYLLSFSYGVTRILLCLFINLILKKIIKEKDISFLVLAISGLVLLLFNPYAFLSYSYMLSYLSVSVITAIYQIEKINNFAKSIISSVLINIVLGGLIINGYGKINLLTIFWSIILSPIIMSIYFLNLFLFPFNVIWPYLEILHNVFFIIIETFQINYFVINLSELANWTPYYYLLIYYLFISNMWVMRLI from the coding sequence ATGGAATTAAAAAGAAGAATAAACATAAAAGAAAACTACGGACTAGCATTGATGTTCTGTTTAGTTTCCATTTGATTGTTGGGTTATACATTTAATAAACAACAATGGATACTGATAGGAATCCTAGGCGTAGTTTTTTTTATTGTTTCATTCTTTTTGTTTAATTGCAAAATAGCAATTTTTATTTGCGTATTATTTGTTTTATTTTTAGGGTATTATCTTATTTATTATTTTCTTGATATTAAAGGGGTTAGTTTTAAAGAGTTGTTAGATAGGATACCAGAAGAATATGATCTTAGAAAAATAATTTTGAAATATCTTAATACAAACGAAAGAAAACAATCAAGAGGATTTTTATTATTAATGATATTTAATATTAGAAACAATGATAATAGAGTTATATATAACCAGATATTAAACTTATCAATAGCGCATTTATTAGTTGTTAGTGGGTTGCATTTATCTTTAATAAATATAACTATTCAAAAAATATTTAAAAAATCAAAAATCATCGGTAATTTTGTGTCATTTCCGGTATTAATTTTTTATTGTTACTTATTGAGTTTTAGTTATGGAGTAACACGAATATTACTATGTTTATTTATTAATCTTATTCTTAAGAAAATTATAAAAGAAAAGGATATAAGTTTTTTAGTTTTAGCGATTTCTGGACTAGTATTATTGTTATTTAATCCATATGCTTTTCTGAGCTATTCCTATATGCTAAGCTATTTAAGTGTATCTGTAATAACTGCAATTTATCAAATTGAAAAAATAAATAATTTTGCTAAATCAATAATTTCGAGTGTGCTTATCAATATAGTGTTAGGCGGTTTGATTATTAATGGTTATGGGAAGATAAATTTATTGACAATATTTTGATCAATAATTTTGAGTCCTATTATTATGAGTATCTATTTTTTAAATCTTTTTCTATTCCCATTTAATGTTATTTGACCGTATTTAGAAATCTTGCATAATGTCTTTTTTATCATTATAGAAACTTTTCAAATAAATTATTTCGTTATAAATTTATCTGAATTAGCTAATTGAACACCTTATTACTATTTATTAATTTATTATTTATTTATCAGTAATATGTGGGTGATGAGGTTAATCTAA
- the valS gene encoding valine--tRNA ligase, producing the protein MKQLKKLDLNQKYDHKYISEGVVDFWLDTDYANQKSDFCLSDTKPFSVIMPPPNLTGKLHIGHAWNLSIQDLIVRYKKLVTGNINWIPGTDHAGIATQTKFESIQRSNNIDYKKDDRQTHFNNIYKWAQESSKTIKNQAKSLGLALNWKKEKFTLSEQSNKYVLDVFVKLYEQGYITKKYTLVNWDTKLNTAISNIEVINKEKTQKLHYIKYYLEDSEDYLEIATTRPETIYADVAVFVNPNDERYLKYHDKKLINPLNNQLIPILVDEYIDIDFGSAVMKCTPGHDHNDYALSKKHNLPELSCINFDGTLNELALEFEGVDVYQARELIVDKLIKENKYVKFEEIVSNIGYSDRSNTIIQPLLSKQWFLITTKFVDEIKKLVNNPDNIKIYPKRFLDTINNWLDSNQDWCISRQLVWGHQIPAWYNKNNSEDIKVSITSPGEDYIRDPDVLDTWFSSALWPLICFNEGIDDKEFADNFPNSLLVTAYDIVFFWVLRMVIMSWLLKKSIPFKDLLLHGLILDDQNRKMSKSLNNGIDPIQVIDEYGSDALRLFLTSNTSPGEDVSYNTEKMNAAASFLNKLWNLARYISLIDVTKLTDEGLDSLDYWIINRFNDVNEGVQDKLKEYRFALSNKQLSDFIWDDFANVYIEFNKKNGWSKAKYDLANKMFRNLLVMLHPSVPFITEQLYNVFEFSNKKPSIILEKWPSLIDIKQKTSNFDNILGIVIKIRNFKQSFELKSKTELNVLYKNDVSYIEDLTKYLKTENINLIKISDQKLDDLFLIASDDNEFYVVYENDKSKIIDKLKAEIVKLQKEVERSLNIVNNENFKNKAPKEKYEAEVKKLNNYQEELKLKEDKLNSLK; encoded by the coding sequence ATGAAACAATTAAAAAAACTGGATTTAAACCAAAAATACGATCATAAATACATAAGTGAAGGTGTTGTAGATTTTTGATTAGATACTGATTATGCTAATCAAAAATCTGATTTTTGTTTATCTGACACAAAACCGTTTAGTGTGATTATGCCTCCACCTAATTTAACGGGTAAATTACATATTGGTCACGCTTGAAATTTATCGATTCAAGACTTAATTGTTCGTTATAAAAAGTTAGTAACTGGAAATATTAATTGAATTCCTGGTACTGATCATGCAGGGATTGCTACGCAAACAAAATTCGAATCAATTCAAAGAAGCAATAATATTGATTACAAAAAAGACGATCGCCAAACCCACTTTAATAACATCTATAAATGAGCACAAGAATCATCTAAAACAATTAAGAATCAAGCTAAATCGTTAGGTTTAGCGCTTAATTGAAAAAAAGAAAAATTTACTTTATCAGAACAGTCAAATAAATATGTTTTAGATGTTTTTGTAAAACTTTATGAACAAGGATATATAACTAAGAAATATACACTTGTAAACTGAGACACTAAACTAAATACTGCTATATCAAATATTGAAGTAATCAATAAGGAAAAAACGCAAAAATTACATTATATTAAGTATTATCTAGAAGATAGCGAAGATTATCTTGAAATAGCTACAACTAGACCTGAAACAATCTATGCTGATGTGGCTGTTTTTGTTAATCCTAATGACGAAAGATATTTAAAATATCACGATAAAAAATTGATTAATCCATTGAACAATCAATTAATTCCGATTTTAGTCGATGAATACATTGACATCGACTTTGGTAGTGCGGTTATGAAATGTACCCCAGGGCATGATCATAATGACTATGCATTATCTAAAAAACATAATTTACCAGAATTAAGCTGTATTAACTTTGACGGAACACTTAATGAACTAGCTTTAGAATTTGAAGGTGTTGATGTTTATCAAGCTAGAGAACTAATTGTTGATAAATTAATTAAAGAAAATAAATACGTTAAGTTTGAAGAAATAGTAAGCAATATCGGTTATTCTGATCGTTCTAATACAATTATTCAACCGTTATTATCGAAGCAATGATTCTTGATTACAACTAAATTTGTTGATGAGATTAAAAAATTAGTTAACAATCCTGATAATATCAAAATTTATCCTAAACGTTTCTTAGATACGATTAATAATTGATTGGATTCTAATCAAGACTGATGTATTTCAAGACAACTTGTATGAGGTCATCAAATACCAGCTTGATATAATAAGAATAATTCTGAAGATATTAAAGTGAGTATAACTTCACCAGGTGAAGATTACATAAGAGATCCGGATGTTTTGGATACTTGATTCTCATCAGCATTGTGACCTTTAATATGTTTTAATGAAGGAATTGATGATAAAGAGTTTGCTGATAATTTTCCTAATTCATTGTTAGTTACTGCTTATGATATTGTATTCTTTTGAGTGTTAAGAATGGTGATCATGTCTTGATTGCTTAAAAAATCAATTCCATTCAAAGACTTATTATTGCATGGTTTGATATTAGATGATCAAAACCGCAAGATGTCGAAGTCACTTAATAATGGAATTGATCCAATTCAGGTAATTGATGAATATGGTTCAGATGCTTTAAGATTATTCTTAACATCAAATACTTCACCAGGTGAAGATGTTTCGTATAATACCGAAAAAATGAATGCAGCAGCTTCATTTTTAAATAAACTATGAAATTTAGCTAGATATATTAGCTTAATTGATGTAACTAAATTAACTGATGAAGGGTTAGATAGTTTAGATTATTGAATTATTAACCGTTTTAACGATGTTAATGAAGGTGTTCAAGATAAATTAAAGGAATACCGTTTCGCTCTGTCAAACAAACAATTAAGTGATTTCATTTGAGATGATTTTGCTAATGTTTATATTGAATTCAATAAGAAAAACGGATGATCTAAAGCTAAATATGATCTAGCTAATAAAATGTTTAGGAATTTATTAGTTATGCTTCATCCCTCTGTTCCATTTATTACTGAACAACTATACAATGTGTTTGAATTTAGTAATAAAAAACCTTCGATCATTCTTGAAAAATGACCAAGCTTAATTGATATTAAACAAAAAACGTCTAACTTTGATAATATTTTAGGAATAGTTATTAAGATTAGAAATTTCAAACAAAGTTTCGAATTGAAATCTAAAACAGAGTTAAACGTTCTTTACAAGAATGATGTAAGTTATATTGAAGACTTAACTAAATATTTAAAAACAGAAAACATAAATCTTATTAAGATAAGTGACCAAAAACTTGACGATTTATTCTTGATAGCATCAGATGATAATGAATTCTATGTTGTTTATGAGAATGATAAGTCAAAAATTATTGATAAATTAAAAGCTGAAATAGTAAAACTTCAAAAAGAAGTTGAAAGAAGTTTAAATATAGTTAATAATGAAAACTTCAAGAATAAAGCTCCAAAAGAAAAATACGAGGCTGAAGTTAAAAAATTAAATAACTATCAAGAAGAGTTAAAACTAAAAGAAGATAAATTAAATTCTTTAAAATAA
- the yihA gene encoding ribosome biogenesis GTP-binding protein YihA/YsxC yields MNRFIKSATSLKECINDSKKEVCLIGRSNVGKSTIINGLANAKIAHTSKTPGRTVTMNFYEISNQRIVDLPGYGYARIKKSQKEEISAFLTDYLNHRENLAGIFLVLDLGVITQQDMEITKLLSTLGIDYYIVFNKIDKYPKSAYPNNKHKILNALKVNEEKIILISAKNKQNLNNLMLRIIDVNS; encoded by the coding sequence ATGAATCGTTTTATTAAAAGCGCTACTAGCTTAAAAGAGTGCATTAACGATTCAAAAAAAGAAGTGTGCTTAATAGGTCGTTCAAATGTTGGAAAATCAACAATTATTAACGGTCTAGCAAACGCTAAGATAGCTCATACATCAAAAACCCCAGGTCGAACGGTTACTATGAATTTTTATGAGATTAGTAATCAGAGAATCGTCGATTTACCTGGATATGGTTATGCAAGAATCAAGAAATCTCAAAAAGAAGAAATATCAGCTTTTTTAACTGATTATTTGAATCATAGAGAAAATTTAGCTGGCATTTTTTTAGTTCTTGATCTTGGTGTAATAACTCAACAAGATATGGAAATAACCAAGCTGTTATCAACTCTTGGAATTGATTATTATATTGTCTTTAACAAGATTGATAAATACCCTAAATCAGCTTATCCTAACAATAAACATAAGATCTTAAATGCTCTTAAGGTTAATGAAGAAAAAATCATTCTAATAAGCGCTAAAAACAAGCAAAATTTAAATAACTTAATGTTAAGAATTATAGATGTTAATTCGTAA
- a CDS encoding YneF family protein yields MELALSLGLSIPLCLIAGAILGYIIAIKVFKRQMRKNPPITEAQIRSLYAQMGRKPSEAQIKQMMRAYSKEMK; encoded by the coding sequence ATGGAATTAGCATTATCACTAGGTTTGAGTATACCTTTATGCTTAATAGCTGGAGCTATTTTAGGTTACATCATTGCAATTAAAGTCTTTAAGCGTCAGATGCGTAAAAACCCACCGATAACAGAAGCACAAATTCGCAGTTTATATGCTCAAATGGGACGTAAACCATCTGAAGCTCAAATAAAACAAATGATGCGTGCATATTCTAAGGAAATGAAATAA